In a single window of the Nicotiana tomentosiformis chromosome 8, ASM39032v3, whole genome shotgun sequence genome:
- the LOC104097431 gene encoding uncharacterized protein, giving the protein MLHRMIWAKYIEFQIQVSRTMALSSMRNVIPRAKILIASKSGMMRFYHGPEEFHEESLPSEWYEKAFSKLTKLSHLLKNVDLVDGKLVNVNDRVRVYDESLEQKMCTFKSLARTFVGCPSMQERMKKNVMEALADSQYDQPVYFSKASERESITIDSLTKVSNFLNVSAQQKKLVRQSVCAQVTKYPIWTGALEEILTGLKSEIDFLNSRCPSKEIKMAQQIVATCQKFLESATSYDPESTSWMRLAPAKGAELLTSHKWEDVLEMFLDLINCLCEETKLTSEVKKLEVMKEGLYQIRDVLIDKSIGYKETRHQESLVRKKLSKTLGHSSRCVFTLLLYYIYGSIWDIEVEVCGGLYAIGRGDKFRLCMGKILTSNEQNILQSGVKQLSRVLGLFKFVWETAGMKGDLEVQGHLWCIGAENKSFTYRNTMFLLHSISC; this is encoded by the exons ATGCTGCACAGAATGATTTGGGCTAAATATATTGAATTTCAGATCCAG GTTAGCCGTACAATGGCGTTGAGTAGTATGAGGAACGTTATACCTCGAGCTAAGATATTGATAGCCAGTAAAAGTGGAATGATGAGGTTTTATCACGGCCCAGAAGAATTCCATGAGGAGTCTTTGCCTTCTGAATGGTATGAGAAAGCTTTCTCAAAATTAACAAAATTGAGTCACTTGCTAAAGAATGTGGACTTAGTTGATGGTAAGCTAGTCAATGTTAATGACCGCGTGAGAGTTTATGATGAGAGCTTGGAACAAAAGATGTGTACTTTTAAATCACTGGCTAGGACCTTTGTTGGGTGTCCGTCAATGCAAGAAAGGATGAAGAAGAATGTGATGGAAGCATTAGCTGATTCACAATACGACCAGCCCGTGTATTTCAGTAAAGCTAGCGAGAGGGAATCGATTACCATTGATTCCCTCACAAAAGTGTCAAACTTCTTGAATGTGTCTGCTCAACAAAAGAAGCTTGTCAGGCAATCAGTATGTGCACAGGTCACAAAGTACCCGATATGGACAGGGGCACTCGAGGAGATATTGACTGGACTGAAATCTGAGATAGATTTTCTAAATAGTAGGTGTCCAAGTAAAGAAATTAAAATGGCGCAGCAAATAGTTGCAACTTGTCAAAAGTTTTTAGAAAGTGCCACTTCTTATGACCCTGAATCCACTTCATGGATGCGCCTCGCACCTGCCAAAGGCGCGGAGTTACTCACTTCTCACAAGTGGGAAGATGTTCTTGAAATGTTTCTCGACCTTATTAATTGCTTGTGTGAAGAGACTAAATTAACTTCGGAGGTTAAGAAGCTTGAGGTCATGAAAGAAGGGCTTTATCAGATTAGGGATGTTCTGATAGACAAAAGCATTGGATATAAGGAAACTCGCCACCAGGAGAGTTTAGTGCGCAAGAAGTTGAGTAAAACATTGGGTCACTCATCACGATGTGTGTTCACACTTCTTCTTTATTATATTTATGGCAGCATATGGGATATTGAAGTTGAAGTTTGTGGAGGACTTTATGCAATTGGTCGCGGGGATAAATTCCGTCTGTGCATGGGAAAGATCTTAACATCCAATGAGCAGAATATACTGCAGAGTGGGGTAAAGCAGCTAAGCAGAGTTCTGGGGCTTTTCAAGTTTGTATGGGAAACAGCAGGAATGAAAGGCGACCTAGAAGTACAAGGACATTTGTGGTGCATTGGTGCGGAGAATAAGTCATTTACCTATAGAAACACTATGTTCTTGCTGCATTCTATTAGTTGCTGA